One stretch of Bosea vaviloviae DNA includes these proteins:
- a CDS encoding SDR family oxidoreductase, translating to MAMDKTVLITGASSGIGAGIARELATAGARLMLGARRVERLEELAGELRQLGAEVEYGRLDVTRRDEVAGFAEAARRHFGRIDAIVNNAGVMPLSPLASRKVEEWDRMVDVNIKGVLYGIAAVLPEMTARGSGHIVNIASIGALSVSPTAAVYCATKYAVRAISDGLRQERSDIRVTCIHPGVVESELADTITDAAAAEAMRSYRAIALQPDAIGRAVRYALEQPGDVDVNEIVVRATRAPH from the coding sequence ATGGCCATGGACAAGACCGTTTTGATAACCGGGGCCTCGAGCGGCATCGGCGCGGGCATCGCCCGCGAGCTTGCAACGGCGGGAGCCCGCCTGATGCTGGGCGCGCGCCGGGTCGAGCGTCTCGAAGAGCTCGCCGGCGAGTTGCGGCAGCTGGGCGCCGAGGTCGAGTATGGCCGCCTCGACGTGACGCGCCGCGACGAGGTCGCCGGCTTCGCTGAGGCCGCCCGCCGGCATTTCGGGCGGATCGACGCCATCGTCAACAATGCCGGCGTGATGCCGCTTTCGCCGCTCGCCTCACGGAAGGTCGAGGAGTGGGATCGCATGGTGGATGTCAACATCAAGGGCGTCCTGTACGGGATCGCCGCCGTCCTGCCGGAGATGACGGCCAGGGGCTCTGGCCACATCGTCAATATCGCCTCGATCGGCGCGCTCAGCGTCTCCCCGACGGCGGCGGTCTACTGCGCCACGAAATATGCGGTGCGGGCGATTTCGGACGGGCTGCGCCAGGAGCGCAGCGATATCAGGGTCACCTGCATCCATCCCGGCGTCGTCGAAAGCGAACTCGCCGACACCATCACCGATGCCGCGGCGGCCGAGGCGATGCGGAGTTATCGAGCGATCGCGCTCCAGCCGGACGCCATCGGCCGGGCCGTCCGCTACGCGCTGGAGCAGCCCGGGGACGTCGACGTCAACGAAATCGTCGTCCGTGCGACCAGGGCGCCGCACTGA